Proteins co-encoded in one Streptomyces sp. NBC_01283 genomic window:
- a CDS encoding TetR/AcrR family transcriptional regulator has product MSPKPMVRPGGRSARVQESVHAAVRELQTELGREALTVPLVAARAGVTPSTVYRRWGDLQELLSDVAVEHLRPEAPPADLGSLRADLGAWAEQFLDEMASPPGRAYIRDALLGDPDGSNAGQCSAYAADHLDIVLARASERGEAAPDREQIIDRVVAPMMYRILFRPSRLDAAYARALVDHALSAS; this is encoded by the coding sequence ATGAGTCCCAAGCCCATGGTTCGGCCCGGAGGGCGCAGCGCCCGCGTTCAGGAATCGGTCCACGCGGCAGTCCGTGAGCTGCAGACCGAGCTGGGGCGCGAGGCGCTGACCGTTCCGCTCGTCGCGGCTCGCGCGGGAGTGACGCCGTCGACCGTCTACCGCCGGTGGGGAGACCTCCAGGAGCTCCTGTCCGACGTCGCGGTCGAGCACCTGCGCCCCGAGGCACCGCCGGCCGACCTCGGCAGCCTGCGTGCGGACCTCGGTGCGTGGGCCGAGCAGTTCCTCGACGAGATGGCCTCCCCGCCGGGGCGCGCGTACATCAGGGACGCGCTCCTCGGAGACCCGGACGGGAGCAACGCGGGCCAGTGCTCCGCCTACGCCGCGGATCACCTCGACATCGTCCTGGCCCGCGCGTCGGAACGGGGCGAGGCCGCCCCGGACAGGGAACAGATCATCGACCGGGTCGTGGCGCCGATGATGTACCGCATCCTCTTCCGCCCGAGCCGGCTGGACGCCGCCTACGCGCGCGCACTCGTGGATCACGCCCTCTCGGCGTCGTGA
- a CDS encoding amidase translates to MQPFELSLADAARAMAAKELSPVELTDSVLDRIGAVEARLQAYVAVAAESARSSAVRAERELADGASRGPLHGIPMGLKDLIDAQGMPTTASSRVREGHVAARDSAVAARLSEARAVLLGKTHTHEFAYGLTTPQTRNAWDHSRVAGGSSGGSAVAVAAGEATFALGTDTGGSIRVPAALNGVVGLKPTYDLVPRRGVTSLSWSLDHVGPLTRTVEDASLVLAALVGGAAAPSAGATPEGDLAGLRVGVPRNYYFERISPEVEEGVRRAIGQLQELGAELVEVEIPFTRYILPTQWGLMVPEASAYHEQTLRSVPDLYAPDVRVLLEAGELVSAGDYLRAQRARTLMREAWAKLLGSVDVIAAPTVPMTAAEAVRESVEWADGTVEAVSESYVRLSAPANIAGVPALTLPVGQDHAGLPIGMQLMGRPLDEATVLRVGRAYEVATADTGSGVGAGRLAPIAA, encoded by the coding sequence ATGCAGCCGTTTGAGTTGTCCCTCGCCGACGCCGCCCGTGCCATGGCCGCGAAGGAACTCTCCCCGGTCGAGCTGACCGACTCGGTGCTCGACCGCATCGGGGCGGTGGAAGCGCGCCTCCAGGCCTACGTCGCCGTTGCCGCGGAATCCGCCCGGAGTTCCGCGGTCCGGGCCGAGCGCGAGCTGGCCGATGGGGCGTCGCGCGGTCCGCTGCACGGAATACCCATGGGCCTGAAGGACCTGATCGACGCCCAAGGCATGCCCACCACGGCGAGTTCGCGCGTCAGGGAGGGCCATGTCGCCGCACGCGACAGCGCCGTCGCCGCGCGGCTGTCCGAGGCCCGAGCGGTGCTCCTCGGAAAGACCCACACCCACGAGTTCGCCTACGGTCTCACCACCCCGCAGACGCGCAACGCCTGGGACCACAGCCGCGTCGCGGGCGGTTCGAGCGGCGGCTCCGCCGTCGCCGTCGCGGCGGGAGAAGCCACCTTCGCGCTGGGCACCGACACCGGCGGATCGATCCGTGTGCCCGCGGCGCTCAACGGCGTGGTCGGCCTCAAGCCGACGTACGACCTGGTCCCTCGCCGCGGAGTGACCTCGCTGTCCTGGTCCCTGGATCATGTCGGCCCCCTCACCCGCACCGTGGAGGACGCCTCGCTCGTCCTCGCCGCACTGGTGGGAGGCGCCGCCGCTCCGAGCGCCGGGGCCACCCCGGAAGGCGACCTCGCAGGGCTGCGGGTGGGAGTGCCGCGCAACTACTACTTCGAGCGCATCAGCCCGGAGGTGGAGGAGGGCGTGCGCAGGGCCATCGGGCAGCTCCAGGAGCTCGGGGCCGAACTCGTCGAGGTCGAGATCCCGTTCACGCGCTACATCCTGCCCACCCAGTGGGGGCTGATGGTCCCCGAGGCGTCCGCCTACCACGAGCAGACGCTTCGCTCGGTGCCCGACCTGTACGCGCCGGACGTCCGCGTCCTGCTGGAGGCGGGCGAGCTCGTGTCCGCCGGTGACTACCTCCGGGCCCAGCGTGCGAGGACGCTGATGCGCGAGGCGTGGGCGAAGCTGCTCGGCAGCGTCGACGTGATCGCGGCCCCGACGGTGCCGATGACGGCGGCCGAGGCGGTTCGGGAGAGCGTGGAGTGGGCGGACGGCACGGTGGAGGCCGTCTCCGAGAGCTACGTCCGGCTCTCCGCGCCCGCCAATATCGCGGGGGTGCCGGCGCTGACCCTGCCCGTGGGCCAGGACCACGCGGGCCTGCCGATCGGCATGCAGCTGATGGGGCGCCCTCTCGACGAAGCGACCGTGCTGCGGGTGGGGCGTGCCTACGAGGTGGCCACCGCCGACACCGGCAGCGGTGTCGGAGCGGGGCGGCTGGCTCCGATCGCGGCCTGA